A genomic stretch from Thermonema lapsum includes:
- a CDS encoding AIR synthase related protein, which produces MSKYDQRGVSASKEDVHKAIEKIDKGLFPKAFCKIIADHLSHDKDYCLIMHADGAGTKSALAYVYWRETGDLSVWEGIAQDALVMNLDDLLCVGATNHILVSSTIGRNKNLIPGEVVAAIINGTERFVEKMRQYGIEMYTTGGETADVGDLVRTIIVDSTVIARMKRSEVIDNSRIQAGDVIVGLASFGQATYEDAYNSGMGSNGLTAARHEVFHQSVGRKYPETYDPAIPDQLVYSGKYRLTDTIDIAGQQIPMGKFVLSPTRTYAPILKKVFDKIRPHIHGMVHCSGGGQTKVLHFVEDVHIIKDHLFDTPLLFRIIQEQTGMAWQEMYQVFNMGHRMEVYLPEDYAQVVIEAAHSFDVEAQIIGRVEPSASGKKLTIRSPHGEFTYA; this is translated from the coding sequence ATGAGCAAATACGACCAACGGGGGGTGTCTGCCTCCAAAGAAGATGTGCACAAAGCCATTGAAAAGATAGACAAAGGGCTTTTTCCCAAAGCATTCTGCAAAATCATAGCTGACCACCTCAGCCATGACAAGGATTATTGCCTCATCATGCACGCCGACGGTGCCGGCACCAAGTCAGCCTTGGCTTATGTCTATTGGCGCGAAACAGGTGATTTATCTGTATGGGAAGGCATAGCTCAAGATGCGCTGGTGATGAACCTCGACGATTTGTTATGTGTAGGTGCTACCAACCATATACTTGTGTCATCCACTATAGGCAGAAATAAAAACTTGATACCGGGCGAGGTCGTTGCTGCCATCATCAACGGCACCGAGCGTTTCGTGGAAAAGATGCGGCAGTATGGCATTGAAATGTACACTACCGGCGGCGAAACAGCCGACGTAGGCGACTTGGTGCGTACCATCATTGTGGACAGCACCGTAATTGCCCGCATGAAACGCAGCGAAGTCATCGACAACAGCCGCATTCAAGCCGGCGATGTAATTGTAGGCTTAGCAAGCTTCGGGCAGGCTACTTACGAAGATGCCTACAACAGTGGTATGGGAAGCAACGGACTCACGGCTGCCCGTCATGAGGTCTTTCATCAGAGTGTAGGACGCAAATACCCCGAAACCTATGACCCGGCAATCCCTGACCAACTGGTGTACAGTGGCAAATATCGGCTCACCGATACCATCGACATAGCCGGGCAGCAAATACCCATGGGCAAGTTTGTCCTCTCGCCCACACGCACCTACGCCCCCATACTCAAAAAGGTATTTGACAAAATTCGTCCTCATATTCACGGCATGGTGCACTGCAGCGGTGGCGGTCAAACCAAAGTGCTGCATTTTGTGGAAGATGTACATATAATCAAAGACCACTTGTTCGACACCCCGCTCTTATTCCGTATCATACAGGAACAAACCGGCATGGCATGGCAAGAAATGTATCAAGTGTTTAATATGGGGCACCGGATGGAAGTATATCTGCCCGAAGATTATGCGCAAGTGGTCATCGAGGCAGCACACAGTTTTGATGTAGAGGCACAAATCATCGGACGTGTAGAACCTTCAGCTTCAGGGAAAAAACTCACCATTCGCTCGCCTCATGGTGAATTCACTTATGCTTAG